The uncultured Desulfuromonas sp. genome has a segment encoding these proteins:
- a CDS encoding roadblock/LC7 domain-containing protein, with protein sequence MFGSQATFVLYDDEVVKVKEILDNLLKASNAKSIYLVDKNGQMIATSGDVSGMDTTSLASLTAGNIAATGGLAKLVGEKEFAIQFHEGEKDNIHISIVGGRVILVIIFDERSSLGLVRLRVKKASMALEALFDDISSKSSDQASGRERTNPFAEITDDDIDNLFS encoded by the coding sequence ATGTTTGGCTCTCAGGCTACCTTTGTTCTTTACGATGACGAAGTCGTCAAAGTAAAAGAAATACTTGATAATCTTCTAAAAGCGTCCAACGCAAAATCCATCTATCTGGTGGATAAAAACGGTCAGATGATCGCGACGTCCGGCGATGTCAGCGGCATGGACACGACCAGTCTGGCATCGTTGACCGCAGGGAATATTGCCGCTACCGGAGGTTTGGCCAAGCTGGTCGGAGAAAAAGAATTTGCCATCCAGTTTCACGAAGGGGAGAAAGACAATATCCATATCTCCATTGTCGGCGGGCGCGTCATCCTGGTAATTATTTTTGATGAACGCAGTTCTCTGGGGCTGGTACGGCTTCGGGTCAAAAAGGCCAGTATGGCCCTTGAAGCGTTGTTTGACGACATCAGCTCAAAAAGCAGTGACCAGGCGAGTGGTCGGGAGCGAACCAATCCGTTCGCGGAGATAACCGACGATGATATCGACAATCTGTTCAGCTAA
- the ltrA gene encoding group II intron reverse transcriptase/maturase: MAKIYYSLYDRLLHEQRLLRAYAKIRSNKGKAGIDGQSVEDFADHLPEEIAALVGELKDKSYRPKPVRRVEIPKPDGGVRRLGIPTVRDRVVQQALLDILQPIFDPDFHPSSYGYRPGRSAHQAIAKASLFIRRYQRRWVVDMDLSKCFDTLDHDQIIQSIRRRVTDGSILGLIRLFLQSGNMTQDGWQASEQGSPQGGVISPLIANVYLDAFDQHMKNRGHRIVRYADDILILCGSRSGAENAFNVARNYLEETLHLRVNERKSRIVHSSEGVPYLGVIITSRYTRIQSEKVRQFKAKVKRITRRNTPVNLAKVIHDLNPVLRGFTNYFRVANCREQFRKLSRWIRRRLRAKQLTLWKKPQRLHRRLRQLGYQGEFKAIKMNSWRNAASNLANYAMPNIWFAKQGLFDLSRVETGYLPQSY, translated from the coding sequence ATGGCGAAAATTTACTACAGTCTCTACGACCGGCTGTTACACGAACAGAGACTACTTCGGGCATACGCGAAAATCAGGTCCAACAAAGGCAAGGCCGGAATCGACGGCCAGAGCGTAGAGGACTTTGCCGACCACCTGCCGGAAGAAATCGCCGCCCTTGTGGGCGAACTCAAGGACAAGAGCTATCGACCAAAGCCAGTGAGGCGGGTAGAAATCCCCAAGCCTGACGGCGGCGTCCGCCGGCTCGGAATCCCGACGGTTCGTGACCGTGTCGTCCAGCAGGCACTGCTGGACATCTTGCAGCCGATCTTTGATCCTGACTTTCATCCGTCCAGCTACGGTTATCGTCCGGGCCGCAGTGCCCATCAGGCGATCGCCAAAGCCAGCCTGTTTATCAGGCGCTACCAACGGCGCTGGGTGGTGGACATGGACCTGTCGAAATGCTTCGACACCCTAGACCATGACCAGATCATCCAGAGCATTCGTCGCCGGGTGACCGATGGAAGCATACTGGGATTAATTCGGCTGTTTCTGCAAAGCGGGAACATGACGCAAGACGGCTGGCAAGCAAGCGAACAAGGGAGCCCCCAAGGCGGGGTGATCAGTCCGCTAATCGCCAACGTCTACCTCGACGCCTTCGACCAGCACATGAAAAACCGAGGGCATCGAATCGTCCGCTACGCGGACGATATCCTGATCCTGTGTGGATCAAGAAGCGGGGCGGAAAACGCCTTCAACGTGGCAAGAAACTATCTGGAAGAAACCCTTCACCTGAGGGTCAACGAACGCAAGAGCCGGATTGTTCACAGCAGCGAAGGCGTACCCTATCTCGGAGTCATCATCACGAGCCGGTACACACGCATACAGAGCGAGAAGGTTCGACAGTTCAAAGCCAAGGTGAAGCGGATCACCCGGCGCAATACACCAGTCAATCTGGCCAAGGTCATCCACGACCTGAACCCGGTACTGCGTGGATTCACCAACTACTTCCGGGTAGCCAACTGCCGCGAGCAGTTCAGAAAACTGTCCCGGTGGATTCGCCGACGCCTGCGAGCCAAGCAGCTGACACTGTGGAAAAAGCCGCAACGGCTCCACCGCAGACTCCGGCAGCTAGGCTATCAGGGCGAGTTCAAGGCCATCAAAATGAACTCATGGCGCAATGCCGCCAGCAACCTGGCCAACTATGCAATGCCGAACATCTGGTTTGCAAAGCAGGGACTTTTTGATCTAAGCAGAGTAGAGACGGGCTATCTGCCTCAGAGCTATTAG
- the nifJ gene encoding pyruvate:ferredoxin (flavodoxin) oxidoreductase — protein sequence MSRKMVNIDGNTAAAHVAHATNEVVAIYPITPSSVMGEISDAKSAAGEKNIWGTIPKVVEMQSEGGASGAVHGALQAGALTTTFTASQGLLLMIPNMYKIAGELTSTVFHVSARAISAQALSIFGDHSDVMSCRPCGWGMLCSNTVQEVMDFALLAQSATLRTRIPFLHYFDGFRTSHEVQKVEELTQDDMRALIDDDLVRAHKARALSPDHPVLRGTAQNPDVYFQGRETVTKFYESIPDVLQGEMDKLAKLVGRQYNLVDYVGAADAEKVIVVMGSGADTVEELVEYMASQGEKVGVLKVRLFLPFPTKAFAEAMPATVKKVAVLDRTKEPGSLGEPLYQAVRTAIGEAMEEGIYKGEGYPRIVGGRFGLGSYEFTPGMAKSVFDNLDAAQPKNHYVVGIKDDVTGNSLDFDPAYKVPSDCYAAMFYGLGSDGTVGANKNSIKIIGETTDNKVQAYFVYDSKKAGSMTTSHLRFGKKAIKSPYLIDSADFIACHNFSFLEKYDILSNINEGGTFLLNSPYGKDEIWNNIPKEVQQQIVDKKLKFYVIDGVHLGEEIGLGPRINVIMQTAFFKISGIIPLETAVAEIKDAIVKSYGKAGEKVVAMNQAAVDRALEEIHEVTPGAVDSGLRIHGAIEGEAPAFVKNTTAAIIEGKGQDLPISAMPSDGTFPTGTAKYEKRNIAVNIPVWEQDLCIQCGICSFVCPHAAIRMKAYDAAELDGAPATFKSVDAKGKEMAGMKFTLQVAPEDCTGCGACVHNCPAKSKEEDGKKAINMTFQAPLREAEAANWEFFLDLPDTDEKLFKRQTLKGSQFLPPTFEFSGACAGCGETPFVKLLSQLFGDRALIANATGCSSIYGGNLPTTPWTTRKDGLGPAWSNSLFEDNAEFGYGMRLSVDKFKEYAQELLAGASEQLCKAGSEYADLIKEIQGADQSTQEGIEAQRARVATLKAGLEKCPDNHSKQLLSVADYLVEKSVWIVGGDGWAYDIGYGGLDHVLASGENVNVLVLDTEVYSNTGGQASKATPLGAVAQFAAGGKRMGKKDLGMISMTYGNIYVAKVSMANPAQCVKAFLEAEAYDGPSIILAYSHCIAHGINMTTAVDECKKAVNSGHWPLFRYDPRLSEQGKNPLQLDSKDPSITFEDYAYGENRFRVLKKAQPEVAERLMTQATKETSARFDLYKKLADMDPDCGK from the coding sequence ATGTCGCGTAAGATGGTAAACATCGATGGCAATACCGCCGCGGCTCATGTCGCTCATGCGACCAATGAGGTCGTAGCGATTTACCCCATCACCCCGTCTTCGGTAATGGGCGAAATTTCCGATGCCAAAAGTGCAGCGGGCGAAAAGAACATCTGGGGCACCATCCCCAAAGTTGTTGAGATGCAATCCGAGGGCGGTGCGTCCGGCGCGGTTCACGGTGCTCTGCAGGCGGGTGCACTGACCACGACCTTTACCGCGTCGCAAGGTCTGCTGCTGATGATCCCCAACATGTACAAGATTGCCGGTGAGCTGACCTCGACGGTGTTCCATGTGTCAGCCCGTGCCATCTCCGCTCAGGCGCTGTCCATCTTCGGCGACCACTCCGACGTCATGTCCTGCCGCCCCTGCGGCTGGGGCATGCTGTGTTCCAACACCGTTCAGGAAGTCATGGACTTTGCCCTGTTGGCCCAGTCCGCCACCCTGCGCACCCGGATTCCCTTTTTGCACTACTTCGACGGTTTCCGCACCTCCCACGAAGTACAGAAAGTCGAAGAGCTGACTCAGGATGATATGCGTGCTCTGATCGACGACGATCTGGTGCGTGCCCACAAAGCCCGCGCTTTGTCGCCGGATCATCCGGTCCTGCGCGGTACTGCCCAGAATCCCGACGTCTACTTCCAGGGTCGTGAAACCGTCACCAAATTCTACGAGTCCATTCCCGACGTGCTGCAAGGCGAAATGGATAAACTGGCCAAACTGGTCGGCCGTCAGTATAACCTGGTCGATTATGTGGGTGCTGCGGACGCCGAGAAAGTGATCGTTGTCATGGGCTCCGGCGCCGACACCGTTGAGGAGCTGGTCGAGTACATGGCCTCTCAGGGCGAAAAGGTCGGCGTGCTTAAAGTTCGCCTGTTCCTGCCGTTCCCGACCAAGGCCTTTGCCGAAGCCATGCCCGCCACCGTCAAGAAAGTTGCCGTTCTCGATCGCACCAAAGAGCCCGGTTCCCTCGGTGAGCCGCTCTACCAGGCGGTACGTACCGCCATCGGCGAGGCCATGGAAGAAGGTATCTACAAAGGCGAAGGCTACCCCCGCATCGTCGGCGGCCGTTTCGGTCTCGGCTCTTACGAGTTTACTCCGGGCATGGCCAAGTCCGTGTTCGACAACCTCGATGCCGCCCAGCCGAAGAACCACTATGTCGTCGGTATCAAAGACGACGTCACCGGCAACAGCCTCGATTTCGATCCGGCGTACAAAGTACCTTCCGATTGCTACGCCGCCATGTTCTACGGCCTGGGTTCCGACGGCACCGTTGGTGCCAACAAGAACTCCATCAAGATCATCGGCGAGACCACGGACAACAAGGTTCAGGCTTACTTCGTCTATGACTCCAAAAAAGCCGGCAGCATGACCACCAGTCACCTGCGTTTCGGTAAGAAGGCCATCAAGTCGCCTTACCTGATCGACAGTGCCGACTTCATCGCCTGTCACAACTTCTCCTTCCTTGAGAAGTACGACATCCTCAGCAACATCAACGAGGGCGGCACCTTCCTGCTCAACAGCCCTTACGGCAAGGATGAGATCTGGAATAACATCCCCAAAGAAGTTCAGCAGCAGATCGTCGACAAGAAGCTGAAGTTCTATGTCATTGACGGCGTGCACCTCGGTGAGGAAATCGGCCTCGGTCCCCGCATCAACGTCATCATGCAGACCGCCTTCTTCAAGATCTCCGGCATTATTCCGCTGGAAACCGCCGTTGCTGAAATCAAGGACGCCATCGTCAAGTCCTACGGCAAAGCGGGTGAAAAAGTGGTCGCCATGAACCAGGCAGCGGTTGATCGCGCCCTGGAAGAGATTCATGAGGTAACCCCGGGCGCTGTTGACAGTGGTCTGCGCATTCATGGTGCCATCGAGGGTGAGGCTCCGGCGTTCGTCAAGAACACCACCGCCGCCATCATCGAAGGCAAAGGCCAGGATCTACCCATCTCCGCCATGCCGAGCGATGGTACCTTCCCGACCGGCACCGCCAAGTACGAGAAGCGCAACATCGCCGTAAACATTCCGGTCTGGGAGCAGGACCTGTGTATTCAATGTGGTATCTGTTCCTTCGTCTGCCCCCATGCCGCCATCCGTATGAAGGCCTACGATGCGGCTGAGCTTGACGGTGCTCCGGCGACGTTCAAGTCCGTTGACGCCAAAGGCAAAGAGATGGCCGGCATGAAGTTCACCCTGCAGGTCGCTCCTGAGGACTGCACCGGTTGTGGCGCCTGTGTTCACAACTGCCCGGCCAAGAGCAAAGAAGAGGACGGCAAGAAAGCCATCAACATGACCTTCCAGGCGCCGTTGCGTGAAGCCGAAGCCGCCAACTGGGAGTTCTTCCTTGATCTGCCCGACACCGATGAGAAACTGTTCAAGCGTCAGACCCTCAAAGGCAGCCAGTTCCTGCCGCCGACCTTTGAGTTCTCCGGGGCCTGTGCCGGTTGTGGCGAGACGCCGTTCGTCAAGCTGCTCTCCCAGCTGTTCGGCGACCGTGCCCTGATTGCCAACGCCACCGGTTGTTCCTCCATCTACGGTGGTAACCTGCCCACCACGCCTTGGACCACCCGTAAGGACGGCCTGGGTCCGGCATGGAGTAACTCCCTGTTCGAGGATAACGCCGAGTTCGGTTACGGCATGCGTCTGTCCGTGGACAAGTTCAAAGAGTACGCTCAGGAGCTGCTCGCCGGCGCATCAGAGCAACTGTGCAAGGCCGGCAGCGAATATGCCGACCTGATTAAAGAGATCCAGGGTGCCGACCAAAGCACACAGGAAGGCATTGAAGCGCAACGTGCCCGCGTGGCGACGTTGAAGGCCGGTCTGGAAAAATGCCCGGACAACCACTCCAAGCAGTTGCTGTCCGTCGCCGACTACCTGGTTGAGAAATCCGTGTGGATCGTCGGTGGTGACGGCTGGGCCTATGACATCGGTTACGGCGGTCTCGATCACGTTCTCGCCTCCGGCGAAAACGTCAACGTCCTGGTTCTCGACACCGAGGTCTACTCCAACACCGGTGGCCAGGCGTCCAAGGCCACTCCGCTCGGCGCCGTCGCTCAATTCGCCGCCGGTGGTAAGCGCATGGGCAAAAAAGACCTCGGCATGATCAGCATGACCTACGGCAACATCTATGTCGCCAAGGTGTCCATGGCCAATCCGGCGCAGTGCGTCAAGGCGTTCCTCGAGGCCGAAGCCTATGATGGTCCGTCCATCATCCTGGCGTACAGCCACTGCATCGCCCACGGCATCAACATGACCACCGCCGTTGACGAGTGTAAAAAAGCGGTTAACTCCGGTCACTGGCCGTTGTTCCGCTACGATCCCCGTCTGTCCGAGCAAGGTAAGAACCCGCTGCAACTCGACAGCAAGGATCCGAGCATCACCTTTGAGGATTATGCCTACGGTGAAAACCGTTTCCGCGTCCTCAAGAAAGCTCAACCGGAAGTGGCTGAGCGTCTGATGACTCAGGCCACCAAGGAAACCTCAGCCCGTTTCGATCTGTATAAGAAACTGGCCGACATGGATCCGGATTGCGGCAAGTAA
- the recR gene encoding recombination mediator RecR, with translation MLDSIPSLNRLIVELGKFPGIGRKTATRLAFYVMQQSEEQAQALVDAIQNLKQRVRFCSTCFHVTEEDPCPLCTSTSRDDSLLCVVEQPQDLMAIERGHSYRGRYHVLHGVLSPLDGVGPEDLKIAELVERVRQGNFSEVIVATNFSIEGEATALYLSRVLQPFGVRITRLAHGIPMGSDLEYVDDATVGRAIEGRRDL, from the coding sequence ATGCTAGACTCAATTCCCTCATTGAACCGATTGATCGTGGAGCTGGGAAAGTTCCCCGGTATCGGACGTAAAACAGCAACCCGGCTGGCGTTTTATGTCATGCAGCAGTCGGAGGAACAGGCGCAGGCTCTGGTCGATGCCATTCAAAATCTGAAACAGCGTGTTCGGTTTTGTTCGACCTGCTTTCACGTGACGGAAGAGGACCCCTGTCCGTTGTGTACCAGCACCAGTCGTGATGACAGCCTGCTGTGTGTGGTTGAGCAACCGCAGGACCTGATGGCCATTGAACGGGGTCACAGCTATCGCGGTCGCTATCATGTGCTGCATGGGGTGTTGTCGCCGTTGGACGGTGTCGGCCCCGAGGATCTGAAGATTGCCGAACTGGTCGAACGGGTACGGCAGGGAAATTTCAGTGAGGTGATTGTCGCCACCAATTTCTCCATTGAAGGGGAAGCAACGGCCCTGTATCTGAGCCGGGTGTTGCAGCCCTTTGGGGTGCGAATCACACGGCTGGCTCATGGGATTCCCATGGGCAGCGATCTTGAATATGTTGATGATGCGACTGTCGGACGGGCGATTGAAGGTCGTCGTGACCTGTAA
- a CDS encoding YbaB/EbfC family nucleoid-associated protein, with protein MAKGLGNMMKQAQQMQQKMARIQEEVAKQEIEASAGGGMVTVVVNGKQDVLSIKIDPSVVDPQDVDMLQDLILVATNEAVRKSQDLMQQEMSKLTGGMNIPGLF; from the coding sequence ATGGCAAAAGGCTTAGGAAACATGATGAAGCAGGCCCAGCAAATGCAGCAGAAAATGGCGCGCATTCAGGAAGAGGTGGCCAAGCAGGAGATCGAAGCCAGTGCCGGTGGCGGCATGGTTACGGTTGTGGTCAACGGCAAGCAGGACGTTCTGTCAATCAAGATTGATCCGAGCGTTGTCGACCCGCAGGATGTCGATATGTTGCAGGACCTGATTCTGGTGGCAACCAACGAAGCTGTTCGCAAAAGCCAGGATCTCATGCAACAGGAGATGTCGAAATTAACCGGCGGGATGAATATTCCCGGTTTGTTTTAA
- the dnaX gene encoding DNA polymerase III subunit gamma/tau has product MSYLVMARKWRPQTFADLVGQEHVSRTLANAIASGRVHHAFLFTGARGVGKTSAARILAKALNCENGPSAEPCNHCQHCEEISSGHSVDVFEIDGASNTGVDDVRELRETLRYMPSQCRYKIFIIDEVHMLSINAFNALLKTLEEPPEHVKFIFATTEPHKIPVTILSRCQRFDFRKIPAPKVVAQLRRIVDAENITISDRALALIAQRGGGSMRDSLSTLDQVVAFCSEQVADEDVQGLLGMVDRRLLFDALEGCMRQDCSMVLNVVRRVDDLGHSFRQFCQELVETVRQAILCSLVENPEEDLGVFGDELHALKALSALAGQDDWQRLLSMLIKVETELAASSFPRLLVEMTLVRAASLPPAKDIAGLIRKVEALEGGYSTGTVPRPQPPQAPVSAMMPTSSSSPQPAPSFAPEPVAAPQPAPSPAPSVTAPEEPQPIEPVVAEPAGATVEPPVVAAPHSGPAPSDWSQLVAQVREKSPPLASLLEYGSLMKMALPELVIGYPAASFHLQQMNDVESRERLAQLVRELYGLELELKIQPLSNDASGPPSLVETQKKKESDRERRLREDALTHPTVKKAIEIFSGDIESVTPIDKGFV; this is encoded by the coding sequence ATGTCCTATCTGGTTATGGCGCGAAAGTGGCGTCCGCAAACATTTGCTGATCTGGTTGGCCAGGAACATGTCAGTCGTACATTGGCCAATGCCATTGCCAGTGGTCGTGTCCATCATGCGTTTCTGTTTACCGGGGCACGTGGTGTCGGCAAAACCTCGGCAGCGCGGATTCTCGCCAAAGCGTTGAACTGCGAAAACGGGCCCTCGGCGGAACCCTGTAATCACTGTCAACATTGTGAAGAGATCTCCAGCGGCCACAGTGTCGATGTGTTTGAGATCGACGGGGCGTCCAATACCGGCGTTGATGATGTGCGCGAACTGCGTGAGACTCTGCGCTACATGCCGTCCCAGTGTCGTTACAAGATCTTTATCATTGACGAAGTGCACATGCTGTCGATCAATGCCTTTAATGCTCTGCTCAAGACGCTCGAAGAACCTCCCGAACACGTTAAATTTATTTTTGCCACCACGGAACCGCATAAGATTCCCGTGACGATTCTGTCGCGCTGTCAGCGTTTTGATTTTCGTAAAATTCCCGCGCCGAAAGTGGTGGCTCAATTGCGGCGTATTGTCGATGCTGAGAATATTACCATCTCGGATCGTGCCCTGGCGCTGATCGCTCAACGCGGCGGCGGCAGTATGCGCGACAGCCTGTCGACGCTGGATCAGGTGGTGGCGTTCTGCTCCGAACAGGTGGCTGACGAAGATGTCCAAGGATTGCTGGGCATGGTGGACCGGCGTCTGTTGTTTGATGCGCTGGAAGGCTGCATGCGTCAGGATTGTTCCATGGTGCTCAACGTGGTGCGACGTGTGGATGATCTCGGCCATTCCTTTCGCCAGTTCTGTCAGGAGTTGGTTGAGACGGTACGCCAGGCGATTCTCTGCTCTCTGGTCGAAAACCCCGAGGAAGACCTGGGTGTTTTTGGTGACGAGCTTCACGCCCTCAAGGCGCTGAGTGCCTTGGCCGGCCAGGATGACTGGCAACGGTTGCTCAGCATGCTGATCAAGGTTGAAACGGAACTGGCGGCGTCCTCTTTTCCGCGCCTGTTGGTCGAAATGACCCTGGTGCGAGCGGCGAGTCTGCCGCCGGCGAAGGATATTGCCGGGCTGATTCGCAAAGTGGAAGCCCTGGAGGGGGGGTATTCTACTGGGACGGTTCCGCGGCCGCAACCGCCCCAGGCGCCGGTGTCGGCGATGATGCCGACGTCATCTTCCTCACCACAGCCTGCGCCATCATTCGCACCAGAGCCTGTTGCTGCACCACAGCCTGCACCATCACCCGCCCCATCGGTCACGGCCCCTGAGGAACCGCAACCGATTGAGCCCGTCGTTGCCGAACCTGCTGGTGCGACGGTTGAACCTCCTGTCGTTGCTGCGCCGCACAGTGGTCCAGCGCCGAGCGACTGGTCGCAGCTGGTGGCTCAAGTTCGGGAAAAATCACCGCCATTGGCCTCGCTGTTGGAATACGGCAGCCTGATGAAGATGGCGCTGCCGGAACTGGTAATCGGTTACCCTGCGGCGTCATTTCATCTGCAGCAGATGAATGATGTTGAATCCCGAGAGCGTTTGGCTCAGCTGGTACGCGAGTTGTATGGCCTGGAACTGGAACTGAAGATTCAGCCGCTCTCCAATGACGCTTCCGGGCCGCCGTCTCTGGTAGAAACGCAAAAAAAAAAGGAGAGCGACCGCGAGCGACGCTTGCGTGAGGACGCCCTGACCCACCCGACGGTGAAAAAGGCGATTGAAATATTTTCCGGTGATATTGAATCGGTGACCCCGATTGATAAAGGTTTTGTTTAA
- a CDS encoding DUF547 domain-containing protein produces the protein MTRCLLIWLFLVLCPLTAHAFDQRHALWTAQLQNYVVWVRDGVASEVDYTAWQKERGALNRYLQQLSSVTEQDYRCWTTDEQLAFLINAYNAFTVDLVLENYPVDSIKEIGFWFSSPWKKRFFMLLGEPRSLDDIEHRMIRGQRGFAEPRIHFALVCASVGCPALLDKAYVAVDLDRQLDNAVSRFLVDRGRNRFNVITGKLEVSSIFKWYGHDFIGFRGGETLEDFFRPYAPLLSGDDVGRKRIGQGTAPLSFLPYDWRLNDHR, from the coding sequence ATGACCCGTTGTCTTTTGATTTGGTTGTTTCTGGTGCTGTGCCCGTTAACCGCCCATGCCTTTGACCAGCGACATGCCCTATGGACCGCTCAGTTACAGAACTATGTTGTCTGGGTGCGTGATGGGGTGGCCTCTGAAGTTGATTACACGGCCTGGCAAAAAGAGCGGGGTGCTTTGAACCGCTATCTGCAACAGCTTTCCAGTGTCACTGAGCAGGACTACCGGTGTTGGACCACTGATGAGCAATTGGCTTTTCTCATCAATGCCTACAATGCGTTTACCGTTGACCTGGTGCTGGAAAACTATCCGGTGGATTCGATCAAGGAGATCGGCTTCTGGTTCAGCTCGCCGTGGAAGAAACGTTTTTTCATGCTGCTCGGTGAGCCGCGTTCGCTTGACGATATCGAGCATCGGATGATTCGTGGGCAGCGCGGTTTTGCTGAGCCGCGGATCCATTTTGCTTTGGTGTGTGCCTCGGTGGGCTGCCCGGCTTTGCTTGATAAAGCCTATGTCGCCGTTGATCTTGATCGGCAACTTGATAACGCAGTGTCTCGTTTTCTTGTGGACCGTGGGCGTAATCGCTTCAATGTTATTACCGGCAAGCTGGAAGTCTCATCCATTTTCAAGTGGTATGGCCATGATTTTATCGGCTTTCGCGGTGGTGAAACGCTTGAGGATTTTTTTCGCCCCTATGCACCGTTGCTCAGCGGCGATGATGTGGGACGCAAGCGTATAGGCCAGGGAACGGCTCCGTTGTCTTTTCTTCCGTATGACTGGCGTCTCAACGATCATCGCTGA
- a CDS encoding FAD-dependent oxidoreductase, whose translation MRAWALMHRWLPQRYDYNLVVVGAGAAGLVSAYLAAAAGARVALVEQARMGGDCLNSGCVPSKALIRAAHLAQQMRQADRFGLPKHDVEVDFAQVMERVQQTIRTIAPHDSVERYQALGVECFHGQARLLSGHEVAVGERVLTTRRIVLATGATPVVPELSGLDSVDYYTSDTIWTLRCQPRRLIVVGGGPIGCELSQAFSRLGSQVVQVVHGERLLPREDHAVCELVQQVFHDEGVELCLNHALQQVAKQQDEIVLTCRVGDETRTIHGDVLLFAVGRRPMTQGLGLEALGVRVDPHGALQADGTLRTSMASVYCAGDVVGPYQFTHMAAHQAATATMNALFDRIWRRHVDLALVPWTTFVDPEVARVGLNEEEAQRQGIAYELSRFDYGELDRAITDGTTRGWIQVLTVPGKDTILGVTIVGAHAGDCLAEFVLAMKTGLGLKKILSTIHVYPTLAEGNKLVAGVWQRRHLPAAIMPWLKHFHSWMRSVS comes from the coding sequence ATGAGGGCTTGGGCGCTGATGCACCGCTGGTTGCCGCAGCGTTACGACTATAACCTTGTGGTGGTCGGTGCCGGTGCTGCCGGATTGGTCAGTGCCTATCTTGCGGCGGCTGCCGGAGCCCGGGTGGCCCTAGTTGAGCAAGCGCGCATGGGCGGTGATTGTCTGAATAGCGGCTGTGTGCCCAGCAAAGCGTTGATTCGCGCGGCCCATCTGGCGCAGCAGATGCGTCAGGCGGATCGCTTCGGTTTGCCGAAGCACGATGTCGAGGTGGATTTTGCCCAGGTCATGGAGCGGGTTCAGCAGACCATTCGCACCATTGCGCCGCATGATTCCGTTGAACGCTACCAAGCTTTGGGGGTGGAATGTTTTCACGGCCAGGCGCGTCTGCTCTCCGGGCATGAGGTGGCGGTTGGTGAGCGGGTGCTGACAACGCGAAGGATCGTGTTGGCCACGGGGGCGACGCCGGTTGTTCCTGAGTTGTCGGGGCTGGACAGCGTTGACTATTATACGTCGGACACTATCTGGACGTTGCGATGTCAGCCGCGCCGTTTGATTGTCGTGGGCGGTGGTCCCATCGGCTGCGAGCTGTCGCAGGCCTTCAGCCGGCTGGGCAGCCAAGTGGTTCAGGTGGTGCACGGAGAACGGTTGTTGCCGCGGGAAGACCATGCTGTCTGTGAACTGGTTCAGCAGGTGTTCCATGACGAAGGTGTTGAGCTGTGTCTTAACCATGCGTTGCAGCAGGTGGCCAAGCAACAGGATGAGATTGTGTTGACCTGTCGGGTTGGCGACGAGACGCGCACGATTCATGGTGATGTGCTGTTGTTTGCCGTCGGTCGCCGGCCGATGACGCAAGGATTGGGTCTCGAAGCGCTGGGAGTGCGTGTTGATCCTCATGGTGCTTTGCAGGCCGATGGCACGCTGCGCACCTCGATGGCGAGTGTCTATTGTGCCGGAGATGTGGTGGGACCTTATCAGTTTACCCACATGGCTGCCCATCAGGCGGCGACGGCGACGATGAATGCTTTATTCGACCGCATCTGGCGTCGACATGTTGATCTGGCTCTGGTGCCATGGACCACCTTCGTTGACCCGGAAGTGGCACGCGTCGGATTGAATGAAGAGGAGGCACAACGCCAGGGCATCGCGTATGAACTCAGCCGGTTTGATTACGGCGAACTGGATCGGGCGATAACGGATGGTACGACACGCGGCTGGATTCAGGTGCTGACGGTTCCCGGCAAAGATACCATTCTCGGCGTGACCATCGTCGGAGCGCATGCCGGAGACTGCTTGGCTGAATTCGTCCTGGCGATGAAAACCGGTCTCGGTCTGAAGAAAATTCTTTCCACCATTCATGTTTATCCCACTTTGGCCGAAGGCAACAAGCTGGTGGCGGGGGTGTGGCAGAGACGTCATCTCCCTGCCGCAATCATGCCCTGGCTGAAGCACTTTCATAGTTGGATGCGGAGCGTTTCATGA